Below is a window of Strix uralensis isolate ZFMK-TIS-50842 chromosome 8, bStrUra1, whole genome shotgun sequence DNA.
AATAACCAGCCACTGAATGAAAAATCCTCACCAGTAGCTTTGCACGAGGCACTGGTTTTTCAAAGCCAGCCCTGTGCAGGCTGGGtctaggaggaggaggaggaggtcgtTTAAAGAGGCAAGAGATGCTGCCTTAGTGTTGGTGAAGCACACGTATTTTCAGCGTGCCCGCATCTGGGCAGAAAAAGGGGTGCTAAAAGGCTGAGGTGCAAGAAATAGCTTTGGTTTATCTGTATTTGTGCTGGGAGCTTTGCTTTACCAGTTAGCACGAGGCGCCATGTGGCAGAAGGGCTTTCGTGGGGTGTATTTCGGGGGCCGTTCTCCCCCGGGGGTAACGCGCACTGAAACAGCACAACCGGAGCTGACGGGCAGCTGAAGGAGCATTTCTGCGTTGTTTTCAGGAtactaaaaatcattaaaaaattgGAGATGTAAAAGATAATCTCGGGACCTGATGCCAAATTTTGCTAGATGTGAGGCTGTTTGACAGTGCAGGCATCAACCTGAACACAGAAACGCACACAAGTGAGTGCAGGCGTTTAGCTAACCAGCGCTTGCAGGTTTAAATCTGCAGGGTGTGATTTGCCGAAGCACGGCCAGAACGTTTGGTGGGGCTAATTTCTTCTTAAACCTGTCACCTTTTAGGAGTGTTAAATACAGGGTTGATGCTGATGTtcttataaaaaaacccaaacaaaccgAATCACACCTTTCAAGAGCCATCAGGGAAGAGAACCTGCCTACTTTAGAGGTGTTATTACTGCTTAACTTTATGCTTTAAAAGACATAtgttttttgtatatatatatatgttttatgaaACTGATTTTTCACTGTATTCCTGCTATACAGTATGCCAGTTGCACAGTATTTTTTCCCTACATAGTAGCTAACAAATTATactctgctgtttattttcacaCTGGAAGTTTTTAATCCTGTTGAAAGCTCTGGTAAACATATTTTTCCCTACCATTAGTCAGGACTGCTTTTGAGCTATGGTTCGTGAAGACAGAGGTGAATTATAAGAGAACACAACACTAAGATCCAATAACAATCTTTAGTTAACAGGGGTAAGTTTACAGCCTCATATTCTCCCGAGAAAAAGACCACGTGGTCTTCACTGTAACAACTTTCTAAAGCCACGTTCAGATTACCATGTTGCTGAAATGGAGTGTCCATAGAAAAATCTTTCATCCGTACAGGAAAAAGTGAGCACTGCTTCCTACATTTgagcaaactgaaaataaagcaaaagtttCAAATGTAAGCGCAATTTAACAGTCTTCTGCCCTGTTCTCCTTCCTGCAGTCAGTTCCTTTTGCAAAGGGCTTTATAGATACCAGGGCTGTGGTTTGGAATTCCAAGTTTTCCTCCCACGCTGCCATCTGCAAAGAGACATTCAGAAAGACTATACTGGAAAATACAtgaagaactgcttttttttttttttttttactagctacTGTTTTTGTGCTCATCTAAGCTCCTGACCTATAGTCGGTGTCTGGTGTGTAAATCCCCACTTACCTTCCACTAAAGGAATTAGTCACTCGTGTAGccaactgggtttttttcagggggGAAAGGGGTGTAAGAGTTGTCTCAACTACCTCAGTTTCTCAATGATTTTAAAACCTGAACCTCATTTAAGGTAGCCTATTTAGGGTGCGAATCTACACACACGCCCTCTTGAGATGCAGTATAGTCCTGCAGCTGCTAATTCATTAGCACAGACCAGTTCTTCACCAAACCTTGACCGAGACAGGACTGCTAGACATTTAAATTTTACCTATTTAGTAGCCCTATAGGAAAAGGGCAACATCAAGTGTTTTACTTCTTTGTAATAATGCAAATGTTATAAACATCAGGCACaaaatttacaatttttaaaaaaatttacaacCATGGCACTTGttaacaaaagtaatttttaaaagataacaaGCAACAAACGTACCTTGgagtagttcttttttttttttctttttttccccctaaattttCAGGTAGCTAATGACCCAGAAGTGTTACTGGAGATGTAAATTCTCCCTATTTTCAGCAGTTCAGGTAGCCTTACTAGTTCACTTTTCTCAGTATTCatcagcttctccagctgccaGTTCTTCTTTAACACTGTTTTGATAATGAATCAATGCCATACACAAGATTTTATACGTTTCcagatgtttttctaaaatggTGACCTGCTGTAGCACGAACAGTTCCTCAACCAGAGCTGACTATTTGTCACAACTTTCATCACCATCCCAGCCCCTCCAAATGAAGTTACTGAAGAAGGAAAGGATATCTTCACATTGCGGTATGTAAGTGGATACAGCAGCAATGGAGAGCAggaaaaagttgtctttttttgtttgtttgttttaaactgacaCGTAAAAGCTTGCAAATAATTTTCCTAATATGGAAAGATTGCAGAAAATATAATTAGATGAGACAAAATTCTGGCATAACTGTCATTTatggaggggaagaagaagagtAGGAAGCATTCCAGGACAATAAAACTTATCTGGTCTTCTGCAGAATATGATTGGTAGCATACAAAATAAGCAAAACTTTCTCGAAGAGAGGAATTTGAGATCAGTTGCATTATTGGATGTTTCAAGGCATCTCCTGAATACATCCCTGCAGAGAGATAAGGCTGAAGGAAATGAGAACATGTAAACACATTGCAGAAACAACTgtggaagcagaaggaaagggCTACTAAACTCATAATATAGAAACTAATCACAAGAATGGAAACAGCTTGGTTCTGTTCTTAGGAGAAGCCAACTTAGAAGATTTCTAGTACCTCCCTGATTGTGAAACAACGTTAGACTTTTAGATATTTATAACCTCTTGGAATGCCCCATgcttataaacaaacaaacaaagccaaaaagCCCTGGACCTTGCACAGATCTGTGAAGGAAAGCAGAATCTGTATTTTAAGACAGAAGTTTTCAACTGTTATAGGTCTTGAGACCCATCTCATTTGAACGACCAGTCTCAAACTAGCTAGAACAAACTCAAATTAATCAACTAAGTTTTTCTAATTCTCTGGTTTGTAACCTGAATCTTGAAGAGCCAGGAGAGAGCTTTGAACCATTTGCTCACGTGCACACCAAACTCCTTGGATCAGTTGGGACAACAGACGAGCAGTAGCACTGGTGTTTACTGTGTGACCTTTTACAGCTGCCATAAAATGGTTCCTCCTCCTCCCTTAGGGCTAATGCGGACATTTGGTTTGGCTAGCGGAGCTGGCAGGCTGCTCGCAGGACTGGCCAGAGACTCAGCAACACTCCTGGAATGGAGTTTGGCTTCGCTCATCGTTTGGGCAAGGCAGCAGTCTGccacaaaaggagaaaagagaagagcggttaaaaaaatatcacagctTTGGCTGTAGAGGCCAGTTGTCCTGGTGCACTCCGGTAGGAGAGATGCACTCGTATTAGCCCATCAGAAGCCAGGCAGCTCTGCTACACTGGTAAAGAAGAAGACGAGCAAGGGTAATGAAATAACAGATGGGTTAAGGCATGCTGACCAAAAAACCAGACCCAAAATAGTCACCGGTGGCTCAGCATCTTCATTCTGCACCAATTCTTCCCACAGTGGAGTGAAAAAGTGTCTGGCAAAGAGCTCGCTAAGGAACTTCCAACTTTTCCAGCCCAGGAGACACCGTCAGCCTTGGGAGCATCTCTGACGCAGCAGTTATCACAGAAGTCGGCTTCCAAAGAGCTCTTCTGGTGTTTTACAGGAGCACTTGTGGTTACAGTGGTAAGGGTTCACAAACCATCTCTAGGAGGACATGGATATTAATTAGAAGCTGAAGATGCAACACACATTGATCTTGGTTTTGTGTAAATTAAGATAAATCATGCAGAAATATGCTCCTCTGCATATGCTAATGGCTGCTAAAAGAAGGATCACCACCATCATCAGACAGTGGGAGAACAGAGCTAGACTCTAGCTTCAATGTCAGTTTGTTCCCAAAACTCATAGTAAATAGCCCCCGAAACAGCAGCAACTGTCTCACATATTAATAAAACCGAAGGCGGCAATCTTGTGCTGgctgaaaaacaagcagttaTTGCATGTGTTTGGAAGCAATCCTGCGTGCTCACTCTTGGCAATAACACGATAATCTTCTAACATCCAGACGACAATTTATGTATTGGATACTTTTAATACTATTAACAAGAAAAACTTCACAGATACGAAACCCACTGTGCAAACGAATGTCACGGTCACTAGGTTCCTCTAATTGCACGCTCGTATGGCCCTCGCCTGCTCTGCTGTTCAGGGTCTGCAGTTTTTGAAGCAGGCTATAATATATGAAGTGAGAAAAAACCAAAGTCAAACCATTAGGAGAAAAGTCTGCTTACAAATTGCAGACTGCCATTCGATAATCTTTATTCTAAGGGTGAGGCACCAAAACCGAAGCAAAACAAATCAACAGGTAATTGTGAAAGCATTTTCATGTTTGCAGACTCTCGGGAGCTTCAGtataagatttctttttcttccctcactcaggacaaagtccaagactaAATTTTTCAAAACTCAGAAGGAGTTTTGTCTATTAGTGTTCCAAATTGCATTTACTTGACAAAGTTTCAAACAATTTAGTCTTAAatttttttccagggaaaaaTCTCTGGGATTCAAACATTGTTTTAGAAGCTTCACTTTAAATTTATCACTGGGAACAAAGACAATATTGCAACATCCTTATCTCCCCAAGTGGTTCTCAATCACATGAGTCATCAGGATCCATACCAATGTTGCCTACTTGACATTTTTGAccagaaagatgttttaaaatgtccTGTCAGCTTTCGAGATGAATTGCTATAGCCTTAAAAATGCCATGCACTGAGAACAGTAAAGCAGCAAGGAACAACGCCTCGGGAAGCCATGGGAATAAGGAGGGAGAAGGACACACAGCTTGGGTGAGGAGACCAAGTACCAGGGATTTCTGTAGAGACAAGGATGGGGCGACTAGAAGCTGATAAACGTTTCTGCACAAGGTCAACTCAGCCAGACAAGCTTCCTAGCAATGTGATGTGGATTTACTCAAAACACACGTTCAGTCTTACTGCATTTTAGATTCAAGTTTTCTATGTGATTCCTCTTATACCGTTATCAAAACAAGGTGCGCTTTAAAATATGGATACAGCTCCTCAGTTAATGTTGTATCATCTGTGAATGGCAAAATAGTGCAAAAAGCTAAATGCCTCACAACTTCCAACACATGGGCAGTTCAAATCCAGCATCACCCCGACCCTCTCCAGGCCAGGCTTCCAGCAACGCTGCACAAAGCTCCACTTCCTCCAGAACATGATCAATCAGTTCTCTTGGTA
It encodes the following:
- the SHCBP1L gene encoding LOW QUALITY PROTEIN: testicular spindle-associated protein SHCBP1L (The sequence of the model RefSeq protein was modified relative to this genomic sequence to represent the inferred CDS: substituted 1 base at 1 genomic stop codon), whose translation is MAQNKHPCWAEGASDAMHKYLLEKTKMKEDNWLGICETKPEHFITSSDLITPSVGTLVEVACKPPQSSLCQLKTSLSFAEPFSSHSENIPRELIDHVLEEVELCAALLEAWPGEGRGDAGFELPMCWKFQHKIAAFGFINIAPVKHQKSSLEADFCDNCCVRDAPKADGVSWAGKVGSSLASSLPDTFSLHYNFFLLSIAAVSTYIPQCEDILSFFSNFIWRGWDGDESCDKXSALVEELFVLQQVTILEKHLETFIFSLLKCRKQCSLFPVRMKDFSMDTPFQQHGNLNVALESCYSEDHVVFFSGEYEAVNLPLLTKDCYWILVLCSLIIHLCLHEP